A genome region from Scyliorhinus canicula chromosome 16, sScyCan1.1, whole genome shotgun sequence includes the following:
- the LOC119950939 gene encoding peroxisome proliferator-activated receptor gamma coactivator 1-alpha-like — protein MMCEELRRRFEVFGEIEDCNIYFRNEGDNYGFVTYRYTCDAFAAIENGQTLRQPDELPFDLCFGGRRQFCKSNYADLDSSQANFSSYSTKSKFDSLDFDTLLKQAKRSLRR, from the exons ATGATGTGTGAAGAATTGAGGAGACGATTCGAGGTGTTTGGCGAAATTGAGGATTGCAACATTTATTTCAGGAATGAAGG AGATAACTACGGGTTTGTTACGTACCGTTACACCTGTGATGCATTTGCTGCTATTGAGAATGGCCAGACGTTACGTCAGCCCGACGAACTGCCCTTTGACCTGTGCTTCGGCGGCCGCAGGCAGTTTTGCAAAAGCAATTATGCAGATCTAG attccagccaaGCCAACTTCAGTTCTTATTCAACCAAAAGCAAGTTTGACTCTTTAGACTTTGACACTTTACTAAAACAGGCCAAACGGAGTCTTCGGAGGTGA